From Haliotis asinina isolate JCU_RB_2024 chromosome 8, JCU_Hal_asi_v2, whole genome shotgun sequence, a single genomic window includes:
- the LOC137294214 gene encoding uncharacterized protein, which yields MTIFAVRTGYCNGCDKQDGRDRAFSTVVKGILAYLAWATTSCLCHLSTKRFLTISQEHIPWVPGLAWVCLATSAQMGLCLTLMKPAAKDNVAIGIIWRHLPVIGHLLGTLCSNYSMTFIEASSTIAVRLMEPITTALLDALVWKTPLPVSVQTSLPLVVTGCIIFTGQSSENINHVSGIMLALLSNLGFGLRNIAMKYKSESQIKMRSCPALIFSILAFTSVAILDVHHFGRVPHMVFLLFSSSEFHVLYSSLSTCVVLKAVSVVTHAILNNMKRLAVVMCLELAGTRSLTMWNLAGLAIVVLGLGVYTRGKVTSQGEVGTKYAKQILILLLVFSCGIYMYTVRSLTDGSIPPASPAPPDRREPYEKLTINISHWKSLLNRLDSITHVRPSLPPSPCASRAYYKWNLVDHPNQTDLCLPFITTSDDLITEMQRVQVNILQTLIGKYEYAFLFDINAFENKGDPAITVGEVYLLRRLGIQLVYYCSTFVCEESGILDKALSLSKHYSRENTIVLLHGGGNLIGYLQNDVLRDQILSRFYEHFNVLMFPQSIWLKGGRLPVHRMVYVKEIYRKYPNITFLLRDRKSFAIGHELFPRQKLFLVPDIAFQIGSISRFMSPIYDILWLKRGDDETLNYTIPSLIGNFTVHVADWTTFISPRGETSMENAFLQTSTGVMFLQRGRVVITDRLHGHILSILCGIPHVMLDNPAHKLSSFHETWTKGLSTAMMATSSEQALKLAVDILKKQKHSLPKLVAYNEVSERLP from the exons ATGACAATCTTTGCTGTAAGGACAGGGTATTGTAACGGCTGTGACAAACAAGATGGCCGTGACAGAGCCTTTTCG ACAGTCGTCAAAGGGATCTTGGCCTACCTGGCCTGGGCAACCACATCATGTTTGTGTCATCTCTCCACGAAACGTTTCTTGACAATCTCCCAAGAACATATTCCCTGGGTACCCGGTCTCGCTTGGGTTTGTCTTGCTACATCAGCACAGATGGGTCTCTGTCTCACTCTGATGAAACCGGCTGCCAAAGACAACGTCGCCATCGGGATTATATGGCGCCACCTACCGGTCATCGGTCACCTCCTTGGTACACTCTGTAGTAATTATAGCATGACATTCATAGAAGCTTCCTCAACCATTGCAGTGAGGCTCATGGAACCAATCACAACAGCCTTGTTAGATGCCCTGGTATGGAAAACGCCACTTCCGGTGTCGGTGCAAACCAGCCTACCATTGGTCGTGACAGGATGTATCATCTTTACTGGTCAGTCCTCTGAAAACATCAATCATGTATCGGGGATCATGCTTGCACTTTTGTCAAATTTAGGATTTGGTTTGAGGAACATTGCCATGAAATATAAAAGCGAATCTCAAATTAAAATGCGTTCATGTCCTGCGCTCATCTTTAGTATTTTAGCATTTACGTCGGTGGCCATTTTGGATGTTCATCATTTCGGGCGTGTTCCACATATGGTGTTCCTCCTGTTTTCCTCAAGTGAGTTTCACGTCTTGTACTCATCTTTGTCTACGTGTGTGGTGCTGAAGGCGGTGTCTGTCGTCACCCATGCCATCCTGAACAATATGAAGCGACTTGCAGTGGTGATGTGTCTAGAGCTGGCTGGAACGAGGTCTCTGACGATGTGGAACCTTGCAGGACTTGCAATAGTAGTTTTGGGCCTCGGCGTTTATACCAGGGGAAAAGTTACATCACAAGGTGAAGTAG gTACCAAGTATGCAAAGCAAATACTGATTCTACTGCTGGTATTCAGTTgtggcatatacatgtatacggtAAGATCCCTGACCGACGGGTCTATTCCACCTGCTTCACCTGCTCCACCTGACAGACGGGAGCCGTATGAAAAGTTGACAATAAATATATCTCACTGGAAGTCTCTCCTCAACAGACTAGACAGCATCACACATGTCCGTCCAAGCCTACCCCCATCTCCTTGTGCATCCAGAGCCTACTACAAATGGAATTTAGTGGATCATCCAAACCAGACAGATCTCTGCCTGCCTTTCATAACCACAAGTGATGATCTTATCACAGAGATGCAGCGTGTGCAGGTCAACATACTCCAGACTCTTAttggaaaatatgaatatgcaTTTTTGTTTGACATAAACGCTTTTGAGAACAAAGGAGACCCTGCCATTACTGTGGGTGAAGTCTATCTCTTGAGACGACTGGGCATTCAGCTCGTGTATTACTGTAGCACGTTTGTGTGTGAGGAGAGTGGAATTCTAGATAAAGCCCTCTCGTTAAGCAAACACTATAGCAGAGAGAACACTATTGTATTGCTCCATGGAGGAGGCAATCTCATTGgctatttacaaaatgacgTTCTACGGGACCAGATTCTAAGCCGGttttatgaacattttaacGTTttgatgtttccacaaagcaTATGGCTCAAAGGAGGCCGACTACCGGTACACAGAATGGTCTACGTGAAAGAAATTTATCGAAAGTATCCAAATATTACATTCCTCTTGAGGGATCGGAAGTCCTTTGCGATAGGACATGAGCTCTTTCCGAGGCAAAAGCTGTTCTTGGTGCCAGATATCGCGTTCCAAATTGGATCTATCTCTAGATTTATGTCTCCAATATATGACATACTGTGGCTAAAGCGGGGTGATGACGAAACACTAAACTACACCATCCCGTCCTTGATAGGGAATTTCACTGTACATGTGGCAGACTGGACGACTTTCATCTCGCCTAGAGGCGAGACGTCCATGGAGAATGCCTTTCTCCAAACCAGTACTGGAGTCATGTTTCTCCAGCGAGGCCGTGTGGTCATTACTGACCgtctgcatggacacatcctttCCATTCTGTGCGGTATTCCCCACGTTATGCTGGACAATCCTGCACATAAGCTGTCGTCATTTCACGAGACTTGGACGAAAGGCTTGTCCACGGCGATGATGGCCACGTCAAGTGAACAGGCACTGAAGTTAGCTGTAGATATTCtgaagaaacaaaaacattctCTACCTAAACTCGTGGCTTATAACGAGGTGTCGGAACGTTTGCCGTGA
- the LOC137294557 gene encoding uncharacterized protein gives MKFAALLLLGLVMSQAQDRCGLISFLWYMNDVCHLSLLRYYVTLNGVLTQQDIRNTLNAVCSEVTEERLLCAAQRTSGCDNRDTLRSYAAVNGICTDDHPSQYAQQLLASLPPRVNATCLWRYLSALVDRCVELTAWRAAFGYNRTMTEADIFQHHQTSMNMGARCVNSASERTLARCVMGEGGVEGVKAALLLSVLTHAPPGFIYNITFITDVGDRH, from the exons ATGAAGTTTGCGGCTCTCCTGCTTCTGGGACTGGTGATGTCCCAAGCACAGG ATAGATGCGGCCTTATCAGCTTCTTGTGGTACATGAACGATGTCTGTCACTTGAGCCTACTGAGATATTACGTCACCCTCAACGGTGTTCTGACACAGCAAGACATCCGCAACACACTCAACGCGGTGTGCAG TGAGGTGACGGAGGAGCGACTTCTGTGTGCAGCACAGCGAACGTCGGGCTGTGACAACCGCGACACCCTCCGCAGCTATGCTGCTGTCAACGGCATCTGCACCGACGACCACCCCTCCCAGTATGCTCAGCAGC TCCTGGCGTCCCTCCCTCCCCGAGTGAACGCTACCTGTCTGTGGAGGTATTTGTCTGCATTGGTTGATCGTTGCGTCGAATTGACAGCATGGAGAGCAGCCTTTGGCTATAACAGAACCATGACGGAGGCTGACATTTTTCAGCACCACCAGAC CTCGATGAACATGGGTGCCCGATGTGTGAACTCGGCGTCGGAGCGCACACTGGCCCGGTGCGTGATGGGCGAGGGTGGCGTGGAGGGGGTGAAGGCTGCGTTGCTGTTGTCTGTGCTGACACACGCCCCTCCTGGATTCATTTATAACATCACTTTCATAACCGATGTCGGTGACAGGCATTAG